CAGGGAAAAAAGGAATTCAAGAAAGACCTGACTGCCATCATTGAGGGACATCACATAAATTATGTCGCCCAAGCCTCGATCTCGCATTTTGCAGACCTCACAAGAAAAGTGCAACGCGCAGTCGAAGTTGAAGGTCCGTCGTTCATCAATGTCATCAGTCCGTGCCAAAGAAGCTGGGGTCATGACCCGTCTCTCACCGTTCGGATCTGCGATCTTGCCGTGCAGTCGAACATCTGGCCTCTTTACGAAGTTGATCATGGCAAGTTCATATTGAACATAGACCCGAAAGACCGGAAGCCCGTTATCGAGTGGCTGAAATCTCAGAAAAGATTCAAGCACCTTCTCTCTCAAGCGAATGAAAAACTTGTTGGCGAGATCCAGGAGCATGTCGACAAGGAGTTTGCTCGCATCAAGAAAAGAGCGGAGGATTGCAAGGAGATCACACCTGCTGCGCAACCTCAGAATGGATAGAAGTCCTAAAGACATTCGGATAAGCATAAACAAGCAGAAAGCATAAAATACAAATTACGAAAGACAGACAAAACGCAAAAGCACAGCTTTCAAACAGTTTGTGTTTTGAAAATTGCTATTTGTTTGTGATTTGTCTCTTGTAATTTGTGATTTAACTTTCATATATTCAAAATGAAAAACACTGAACAGATCACAAAATGGATAACTTGGATAATAATCCTTATTATCTTCCTTAAGCCGTCATTTCTCATAGACCTGATCATATTTCTTCTTTTCCTCCTTCCGATCGTCCTTATCATATATGCTTCATACAAAAGAAATAATCTCAATTTGAAGTTTTCCGGATTCAAAGACGGAAAGCAATATTTCACGCCAAACGACCCTTTGAATATATTTAAAAATATTAACTGCAAAACAATGCCGAATATAAACAAAAATAGCGGGGTTATGATCTTACTCGTACTCCTTGCGATAATCATCATTCCAAAAATGATCGTGATAATCCCGGCTGGAGAAACGGGCGTTTATCATCTCTTCGGAAAAGTAAGCGAGAATGAACTTTCATCCGGCCTCCACTTCGTGAATCCTCTCGCCAACGTGACAAAAATGACCGTCCGGACCGAACAATACACAATGAGCATCGCTCGCGAAGAAGGACAGAACACGGGCGACGACTCTATCGACGCTCTCACGAATGAAGGGCTCACCGTTAAACTGGATATTACGGTTTTCTATCACCTGCTGGAAAGTCGGGCCTCAGATGTTTTCAAGGACCTTGGCGCAGATTATGAAGAAAAAATAATCCGCCCCGAAATCAGAAGCGCCATCCGCGAGGTCGTCGCGAACTATGATTCCAAATCGATATATTCCGACAAAAGAGATGAAATGATAACCTCCATCAAAGATAAGCTTGCAAGCAACATAGACCCGAGGGGCATCATAGTCGAGCAGATACTTCTCCGAAATGTGATCCTCCCCGTCAAACTCGACCAGAGCATCCAGGAAAAGCTCCAAGCCGAACAGGAAAGCCAGAGATATAACTTCGTACTGGACAAGGAAAAGAAAGAAGCGGACAGAAAGAGGATTGAGGCAGAAGGCATAAGAGATGCGCAAAAAACCATCAGCGAGAGCCTTACTCCCGAATATATAAATTATCTC
The window above is part of the Candidatus Paceibacterota bacterium genome. Proteins encoded here:
- a CDS encoding prohibitin family protein, which encodes MKNTEQITKWITWIIILIIFLKPSFLIDLIIFLLFLLPIVLIIYASYKRNNLNLKFSGFKDGKQYFTPNDPLNIFKNINCKTMPNINKNSGVMILLVLLAIIIIPKMIVIIPAGETGVYHLFGKVSENELSSGLHFVNPLANVTKMTVRTEQYTMSIAREEGQNTGDDSIDALTNEGLTVKLDITVFYHLLESRASDVFKDLGADYEEKIIRPEIRSAIREVVANYDSKSIYSDKRDEMITSIKDKLASNIDPRGIIVEQILLRNVILPVKLDQSIQEKLQAEQESQRYNFVLDKEKKEADRKRIEAEGIRDAQKTISESLTPEYINYLYIKELKDRQGTIYVPTNPDNGLPLFKGVQ